The Arenibacter algicola region GCTACTACCCAATAAAAAGGTTTTCCTTTTTTTCCGTGTCTTTGTAATCTAATTCTAACTGGCATATCACATTAATTTGTAGGGTGCCCGACCCTTGGTTATTAATTCTTTTTTCGCTAGGTTCTTCCTAAGCGGGTGCAAATATAATATTTCTTTTAATGTGGTTATCAAATATTTGGGCTAAAATTCAATTATTGTGCGCAAATGGCTTAACATTTCTTAAGAAAAGCTGTTAAACTCGGGCTAAAGTCGCCCTTGGATTTGGAGTTATATACAATTTTTATAGTTTGTTATAAGGGTTGGCGAAAGTCGCTGGCCAAAATGACTAATTAAAAATGAAGAGAGATAACATGAAGTATTCAGAAAAAATTTCAGACGGGTTAAACAACCTATTGGTAAAAAATTATGATGCCGAAAAAGGATTTAAATTGGCAATGGATAAAATAGATAATCCAACTATCAATACATTTTTAAAGGACAGGGCGGCCCAACGTGGAAAATTTGCCCAAGAGCTTAAAAGTGAAATTTTGCAATATGGGGAATTGCCAGAACAGGACGGAAGCATAAAAGGTGATATTCACAGGGCGTGGATGAATCTTAAGGCG contains the following coding sequences:
- a CDS encoding ferritin-like domain-containing protein, with translation MKRDNMKYSEKISDGLNNLLVKNYDAEKGFKLAMDKIDNPTINTFLKDRAAQRGKFAQELKSEILQYGELPEQDGSIKGDIHRAWMNLKAAMASNEQEQLLEEVERGEKASLEEYNEILYDKGVVLPPSTESMLKRHRDAIKSSLTVANIHERIA